One Malaclemys terrapin pileata isolate rMalTer1 chromosome 9, rMalTer1.hap1, whole genome shotgun sequence DNA window includes the following coding sequences:
- the PSMD10 gene encoding 26S proteasome non-ATPase regulatory subunit 10, producing MDGPVSSMEVCNLAYTGQLELLQDRLREDRSLATRSDQDHRTALHWACSAGHTDIVHFLLGLGVPVDDKDDASWTPLHIAASAGHDEIVKALIGKDAQVNDVNQNGCTPLHYAASRNRQEIAVMLLEKGADPDATDHYESTPLHRAAAKGNLKMIQILLQYKASVNMQDSEGNTPLHLACAEERVDEAKLLVSHGASIYIENKEEKTPLKVSKVGLGTVLKRLVED from the exons ATGGACGGTCCCGTGTCCAGTATGGAGGTCTGTAACCTGGCCTACACGGGGCAGCTGGAGTTGCTGCAGGACCGGCTGAGGGAGGACCGCAGCCTGGCCACCCGCAGCGACCAG GATCACCGAACAGCGCTGCACTGGGCGTGCTCAGCGGGACACACGGACATCGTGCATTTCTTGCTAGGCCTGGGCGTGCCTGTCGATGACAAGGACGAC GCTAGCTGGACTCCTCTCCATATTGCAGCTTCAGCAGGCCATGATGAAATTGTGAAAGCTCTGATTGGAAAAGATGCTCAAGTGAATGATGTTAATCAAAATGGCTGCACACCTCTGCATTATGCAGCCTCCAGAAATAGACAAGAG ATTGCAGTTATGCTGTTAGAGAAAGGAGCTGATCCTGATGCAACAGACCACTATGAATCCACTCCATTACACAGAGCAGCAGCCAAAGGAAACCTAAAAATGATACAGATCCTGCTGCAGTACAAAGCGTCTGTGAATATGCAGGACTCTGAAGGGAACACACCTCT CCATTTAGCCTGTGCTGAAGAGAGAGTGGATGAGGCAAAGCTGTTGGTGTCCCATGGTGCAAGTATTTACATTGAGAATAAAGAAGAAAAGACCCCGCTGAAAGTGTCAAAAGTTGGCCTGGGAACTGTACTTAAAAGACTGGTGGAAGACTAG
- the ATG4A gene encoding cysteine protease ATG4A — protein sequence MESVLSKYENQTTVLSEYLEEFPETDGSVWILGRQYHLKTGKSKLLLDISARLWFTYRKKFSPIGGTGPSSDTGWGCMLRCGQMMLAQALICRHLGRDWLWERHKKQPEEYHKILRCFIDRKDCCYSIHQMAQMGVGEGKSIGEWFGPNTVAQVLKKLALFDEWNSLAVYVSMDNTVVIEDIKKMCWSPPQSSSAARGSMLSHRSALSQNKNTAGFCSGWKPLLLIIPLRLGINHINPIYIDAFKECFKMPQSLGALGGKPNNAYYFIGFLGNELIYLDPHTTQIFVDLEENGMVDDQSFHCQQAPHRMKIMNLDPSVALGFFCKEEKDFDNWCSLVQKEILKQQGLRMFELVQNHPAHWPPFIPPAKPEVTTSGAELIESTDKLLELEEEFEILSV from the exons ATGGAGTCCG TTTTATCCAAGTATGAAAACCAGACCACTGTCTTATCGGAATACCTAGAAGAATTTCCAGAAACAGATGGGTCAGTGTGGATCTTGGGAAGGCAATACCACCTTAAGACAG GCAAATCTAAATTATTGTTGGATATAAGTGCTCGTCTGTGGTTTACATAcagaaaaaaattttcaccaatTG GAGGCACGGGCCCTTCATCCGATACTGGCTGGGGATGCATGCTGCGATGTGGACAGATGATGCTGGCACAAGCTCTGATTTGCAGGCATTTAGGAAGGG ATTGGCTTTGGGAGAGACACAAAAAACAACCTGAGGAATATCACAAGATCTTGCGATGCTTCATAGACAGAAAAGATTGCTGTTATTCTATCCATCAAATGG CACAGATGGGTGTAGGAGAGGGGAAGTCGATTGGAGAATGGTTTGGACCAAATACAGTTGCACAAGTGCTAAA AAAGCTTGCTTTATTTGATGAATGGAATTCTTTAGCAGTTTATGTATCTATGGACAATACCGTGGTCATTGAAGACATCA AGAAAATGTGTTGGTCCCCTCCTCAGAGCAGCAGTGCTGCACGTGGTAGCATGCTCTCACACAGAAGTGCTCTCAGTCAAAACAAGAACACAGCAGGGTTTTGCTCAGGCTGGAAACCTCTCTTGCTCATTATACCTCTACGACTGGGGATAAATCACATCAATCCGATTTATATTGATGCTTTTAAA GAATGTTTTAAGATGCCACAGTCTTTGGGGGCATTAGGAGGGAAACCAAATAATGCCTACTATTTCATAGGATTTTTAg GAAACGAGCTCATCTATTTGGACCCTCACACCACTCAGATTTTTGTAGATTTGGAGGAAAACGGTATGGTTGATGACCAGAGCTTCCATTGTCAGCAGGCCCCACATCGAATGAAGATCATGAATTTGGATCCCTCCGTAGCATTA GGCTTCTTTTGTAAAGAAGAAAAAGACTTTGATAACTGGTGTAGTCTTGTACAAAAG GAGATTCTGAAGCAGCAGGGTCTTCGGATGTTTGAGTTAGTTCAAAATCATCCAGCCCATTGGCCTCCTTTCATACCTCCAGCAAAACCAGAAGTGACGACGTCAGGAGCAG AACTTATTGAATCTACCGATAAACTGCTTGAGTTGGAAGAAGAATTTGAAATCCTGAGTGTATGA